A stretch of DNA from Paenibacillus sp. FSL W8-0186:
AATCCGGCTGGGCGGGATATTTTTGAGCAGATACCCGCTGGCACCGCTTTGCAAGGCTTCGATAATGAACTCATCATCATCGAAAGTGGTCAGGATGAGCACCGAGGTCTGCGGAAAAAGCGCCTTGATCCGCTTCGTTCCCTCCACGCCATCGCATTCCGGCATCCGGATATCCATGAGCACCACGTCCGGCACAGGCATCCCGCCGCTCTCCAGCTGATTTACGGCCTCCAGGCCATGACACGCCGTGCCAACGACTTCAATTTGGGGATCCATGCCTATTAGCAGGGATAAGCTCTCCCGAATGAATGGATCGTCGTCCACGATTAATACGGATAAATGCACTCCTGCAGCTGCGTTTGCGTTCGTTGTTGTGTTTGTCATGGCAGCCTATTCACACTCCCGATTATAAAATATCTCCTTGATGCGTCACGGGAAGCCGGGTCGTTACGGTAAAGCAAGGCTCTACCTCGACCTCCAGCCTTCCTCCCGCGACCTGGCATCGTTCCCGCATTCCCGACATCCCTAAGCCAGCCGTTCTGCTGTTATTCCAGTGGGGCGGCGGCACCTTCCCGTCATTGCTGACGGCCATGCGGACCTCGTCGTCCCCGTAGGCCAGCCGGATTTCGACTGCGCCGGGCTGACCGTGCTTTAACGCATTGGTCAGGGCCTCCCGCGCATTTTTATACAGAATGATCTCCAGGCTTGGATATAACGGGTAAGGCTGTCCCTCTACGGACAGCGTCGTCCGGATGCCGTTCTCCCGGCCGATTTCCTCCAGCATCAGGCTCAGCGCCTGAATTCCCGTCGTCTCGGAAGGCGGCTTCAGTCGGCGCACCGTGGCACGCAGCTGGTCGAGACCGGCAGAGAGCTGATCGCGAATTTGCCCAAGCAGGGCCATTCCTTTGTCAGGATCAGCAGGTACGACATGCAGTGCGGCTTCCATCATCATTTTCACACGGATCAGGCGGTGCCCCAGATCATCGTGAAGCTCCCTGGAAATTCGCGTCCGCTCCTCGGCCTGGGCCGCGCCTTCCACCTGCTTGCTGAACAGCATTAAACGGCGATGGGTCTCATTGAGCTCGTAATGCCGTCTGCGGAGGTCATCGTATTTTTGCTGGAGCTCGTCCTGCTTGGTCTTGAACAACTGGAGATAGGCGAGAATGCCTGCCAGCAACGATAGAAACAGCAGCACGCCGAACCTCCAGAACAGCGGCTCGGACAGCATTGTGAAGAAGATTGCGCCGGAATGAAGCCCAAACAGACTGATTCGCACGAACCTGCCGGGCATGGACGAATAGACGAACACCGGTGCCAGAGCCGACAGGCTGGCCAGTCCGCCGTAAATGTAGCAAAGCCATACTGAATAGGCGATGAGCATAAGGCACCAAGCCGTTAAATGGATGCTCTCCTTCGCGAAGCGTCCCAGTACGGCCAACGCGAACAAGGCCAGCATATGGATGACGTACCGGTCATAAGGAGGGTTTGGCAGCAGGAAAATATGTAAAAATCCCGGGAGCAGAATCATCCCGTACAGAAAAGGAAGAAGCGAAGGCTTCTTCATCGTTCTCAACCCTTTTCATCGAAATAAGATGCAATTATTATAGCATTCCTCTGAGAGTTCGGGTGCGGCAAATGGTGACTTTCGTCATTTTATATTGGTGACCATCGATACCTTACGCGGGAAGCGAGGCCTGATACAATGACTACAGAGTCAAAGATGCGTGGGAGGGCGAAAGCAGGATGGCATTCGTAGAAGTAAACAATGTCGTAAAAAGATACGGAGACAAATTGTCCGTCGATCACTTGAATATGACCATTGAAGCCGGGGAAATATTCGGGCTCCTCGGCCCAAACGGAGCAGGGAAGAGCACGACCATGAACATGATCGTCGGGCTACTGCCGATGGATCAAGGCAGCATTACAGTCGACGGGATCCCTGTCAAGGACCGGCCGCTCGATGTAAAGCGCAGAATCGGGCTCGTTCCCCAGGACCTGGCTTTATATGAAAATATGTCTGCGGTGGACAATGTAACGTTTTTTGGCCGATTGTACGGCCTGCGGGGAGGGGAGCTGAAGGAGCGGGTGAAGGAAGCGCTGCGGTTTGTCGGTCTGGAGGAGCGGGCCATGCAGCTGCCGCATACGTTCTCCGGAGGGATGAAACGGAGGCTCAATATCGCCTGCTCGATCGTGCACCGCCCGAAGCTGATCATTATGGATGAGCCAACTGTGGGGATCGATCCCCAGTCACGGAATCATATTCTGGAATCGGTGCGTGAATTGAACCGCATGGGTTCGACAGTAATCTATACGAGCCATTACATGGAGGAGGTCGCCTCCTTATGCGATAGGGTAGCGATTGTCGATCAAGGCCATGTCATTGCCTGCGGGACGGAGCAGGAGCTCCGGGAACGGGTCGCCGGCGAGGAGAAAATCGTTATGACGGCCTCTGGTCTAGGGGAGGCGGTATTGTCCGAGCTGAAGCAGCACCCGCGGATCACCCGCATTTTGGAAAATGAGAATGGTCTGGAGCTGTACACGTCTTCTTCACAGAACGAGCTGCAGGATATTCTGTACATTTGCGCCAAGCATGACGCCGTGATTCATTCTGTAGTATGCGAGCAGCCGACGCTAGAGACGCTGTTCCTCAATCTGACCGGGCGTACGCTGCGGGATTAGGGCTAGGGGGATACGCTGTGAAGCTATGGACAATCGCCTGGTTCGAGCTGCGGATGCTTACGCGGACGCGCGCCGTATTACTGAACTTATTTTTGCTGCCGATGGTGCTTATATTCATTCTGGGCAACGCCCTCTCCAGCAACTTTAAAGACGAGGCAGAAGCTTCGGTTGAGCAGGCCAGGGTTTTGATCGTCGAGCCGAATACCGGGGGAGCTGTACAAGGAGAGCTTGAGGTGGGATTAGGGCTTCGCGAGTTTTTGAACAGCCCGGAAATTAAACAAAGAATGCGGATTGAAAAGACCGTGAGCCGCGAAGAAGCGGTTGAAGCCTTGACCCGGGGCGAAGCAGATTTCGGCGTCATCATTCCATCTGATTTCGAGGAGCGGGTAACAGGGGAAGGAAGCGCAGTGGGAGCTCATTCCCGGAAAAGACAGCATGAAAAATTACGTCGCCCAGATGATCTTCCATGCCTATTTGGATGAGGTCAACCGGATGCAGGCAGCGATCATCGCCTTGGGCCCGCAGGGCATTGGCGAGGCCATGGGAACGATGAGCGGGCTGGAGGCGACGTATGTTGAGACCGCCTCGTTGAATGTAGGGGGCGAGACGTATTCCGCTTTTCAATACTACGCTGCCGCGATGCTGATCATGTTCCTCCTGTACTCGGGACTGTCGGCAAGCATCAGCTTATCCGAAGAGAAGCGCAAGAAGACGCTGTACCGTTTAAATTCGATGCCCGTAAGCACACTGGAGATATTTATGGGGAAAATCGCCGGGAACAGCCTGGTCGCTTTTTTACAGGCCGCCGTCATTATTTGCGGAACGTCATGGTTCTACGGTGTGGACTGGGGCCGTCATCTGTGGATGCTGGCGCTGACCTGTCTGCTCGTAGTGATCGCCTCTATGATGCTGGCCGTGATCCTTACCTTGTTAACCAAATCATCCGCGGCTGCCCGTTCGGCCGTCGTGACAGTCATCGTCGTCATGACTTTTCTGAGCGGGGGTTCCAGCCGATGCCGATGGAGATCATTCAACGGATGGGCGAATTTACGGTGAACCACTGGGCAATGCAGGCCATACTGCGTTTGATGCTCGGGGCGGATCCGGGCGAAGTGATGCATTACTTGATGATGCTGGGCTTATTCTGCGGCCTGCTGCTTGCCGCCGGCATCGTTTCATATCGGAAGGTGGGTTATCATGAGTAGCTTGACGATTGCCTGGAATGTCATAAGACGAACGATCGGCACCAAAAAAGGGCTGCTCGGCTACATCCTGCTGCCGTGCGTCGTTATCTCTCTCGTCATCGCCCTGCTGGGGCAGGAAGAAATGACGCTGTCGCAAATCGCGTACGTGGATCGGGATCAGGGGTTGGCCAGCGCGTTCCTGCTGGAGGAGCTGGCTGACAAGCCCGGCTATGCCTTAAAGAAATATGAGGATGATGCGGCGATGAAGGATGCGCTGCTGTCCAAACAAGCCGCAATAGGCTTTGCCATCCCGGCCGGGTTCACCGAAGGAGTCCGCTCCGGACGCGTCCCTAAGCTCCAGGTATATGATTTGGCAACAAGCGAGGCGACCTTTACCCTTAGAATCAACCTGGATGGGCTTATACGGGGGATGGCGGCTTCCGCAGGGATGGTTAGGACAGCGGCCGGCGAGGGCGGACAGGACAGCGCAGCGCTGGCCGATGTGTTCCGGGAGACGGGAAAACACCGCGTAACCGCCATCGATCAGGAACTTCGGCTCTACCCGAAGGAGGGGCTTAGCACGGTCACCGGCTTTACGCTGTTGTTCCTGATGAGCTTAATCAGCAGCTCGGTGACGCAAATTGTGGAGGACCGCAGCAAGCGGACGATGGCCCGTATATATAGCGCACCGGTCAGAGCGTGGGAGATCGCTGCGGGCAACTTCCTTGGCAGCTTCTTTGTCGGCCTGATCCAGATTGCGGTCGTATTGATGCTCAGCCGCTGGGTGCTGCGATATGATGCCGGCATCCCGCTGCATTTGCACTTTATCGTAATGGCTGCGTTTATGCTCGTAGCGATGGGCATCGCAAGTGCGGCCGCCGGATTGATTCGCAATCCGCAGAACGCCGGGATGCTGAACAATCTGATCATTACCCCGACCTGCATGATCGGGGGCTGCTTCTGGCCGATTTCCTTCATGCCGGAATATATGCAGAAGGCAGCTAATTTCGTGCCGCAGAAGTGGACGATCGAGGCCATCGAGCTGCTCTCCTCGGGAAGCAGTCTGAAGGAAGTCGTTACTCCGCTGCTCATCCTGGTGCTCATGGCGTTCGTGCTGCTGATCATCGGTTCGGCGATCCTTCGCCCCAGTGAGGGGCAGGCAAGGGCATAAGGACGAGGGTGTATATTACAGCAACACAAAAACAGGTTATCCCGTTGACGATCGGCGTCATCCGGATAACCTGTTTGCCGTTCAAGGACGCGGCAGAGAAAATGTAGTGGAAAAAGATTGCATCCCTATATAAAATTTAATATGTTGGAAAGAAGCGTGGGTCGGTCAACCCGCATGAAGCTGTCCTGTGATGCGGCGGTATTCCTTAAGCATGAACAGCCGCCAGCGGAGAATCATTCCGTAGGCCAGCAGGAAAAATACGGAGCCCGTCTGAAGCACGGAGATATATTGCTCTACGACTTCATGCAGGACGAGTCTCAGCGCAAGCAAGCCGATCAGGATATAGGCAAAGCCGCGGGTACGTTTGGCGTATACCTCGCCGTCGATCAGTTCGAATTGTGTGCTGCGATTCAGCGGGTAAGAGAAGAATAACCAACCTACGGCAAAGGCGACGGCGCCCCAAAGAATTGGGATATGAAATTCAGGAACGATGAACATCCCGAAGCCGGTAGTCATGCCTAGCGGCGGAATAATGATCTTCTTGACCGTTACGGGCCTGCGGCTGGCTTTTAACCGGATAAACAGCGCGAGTGCAGCCATAACGATGGCTCCGACGGTTACAAAAACCTGCATATAAGAAGGAATGGTGATATTCATAGAATGTCCCTTTCTTGAACATGTGTAGTTGGCGAGACCATTATAACATAAATCACATACGGAAAATAAAAATGAGCCCAAGGCTCGCGAAATCATCAGCGCGCCCGTGTTTCAAGGATATGACGGAAAGGGGAAAGGAATATGAACAGCGAGTTTACAGTTGCCCTGCATTGCCTTCTTTTTTTGCATATGAATGCCCATTGCATTGCCAACAGCGAGAAAATTGCGGCGAGCGTGGCTACGCATCCTGCCCGGGTCCGCAAGGTGCTGAGCCTGCTAAAGAAGCAAGGGTATGTGTCGACAAAAGAAGGAGTGGGCGGCGGCTACTTGCTCAGCGCCGATTTGAACGCCATCAGCCTTGGCGACTTGTACCGCCTGTTCGCGAGAGGCACCCTTCAGCCAGGCTGGTGCTCGGGCAGCCAGGAATCGCCCTGCCAGGTATCCTCGAAGATGCGTGAGGTCATGGACCGGATTTTTGCCGGAGGTGAGGATCAGCTTGAGCGGTATTTTGATGAAATCAAAGTATCCCGGGTGAAGGGATTGCTTCAGGAGCTGCGGGCTGAGGCAGGTTCGTAAATCAACCAACCAATAGGGGGAGAAAGTCTATGAGTATCTTTAAGCCAGAGGAACAGTATTTCTATGTTGGGGGCTACTCTTCTGGAGAAGAAGCTGGGATTCATCTTTGCAGCTTAAATACGGACAGCGGAGAGCTTCGTCTAATTCACGGCACCTCAGACATCGAGAACCCGTCTTTTCTTATCGTCGCGGATAAACAACATGCAGGGCGTCAGGCGGCTGCATACGTCATGCAGAAACATGAAAGCGATACCGCGGAAGATTCGGCCAACCCTGTTAGCCAGGCAGCTGAGGAAGCGGCGGGAACAATGCGGCTATATGCCGCTTTGGAATGCGAGGACGGCAAGGTCGCTGCCTATGGCATTAATCCGCAGGACGGCAAGCTGAATCTGCTTGAAACGGCGCGTACGGAGGGTTCAAGCCCGTGTCATTTGTCGCTGTCTCCTTCCGGGCATCTGCTTGTCGCCAATTATTCCAGCGGCCATGTCAACAGCTTTGAATTGGATGGGGAGGGGAGCTTAGCCCAAATGGCGGCGGCTGTTCAGCATGTTGGCAGCGGCTTTCGCCAGGATCGCCAGGAGGCAGCTCATGCCCACAGCGTACTCCCATCCAAGGATGGCAAATATGCCTTCGTCTCCGACCTGGGTCTGGACCAGATCGTCGTGTACAGAGTGGAAGACGGCAAGCTCGTTACGCACCGTGAGGTGGCGCTGCCACCTGGAGCGGGGCCAAGGCATTTCATTATCCATCCGTCCGATACGTTCGCTTACGGTATCAATGAGCTGAACAACACAGTGACCGTGTTTGCGTATAACCCAACCCATGGTATTTTGGAAATTATTCAGCATATAAGCACTTTGCCCGAGGACTTTGCCGAAGAGAGCTATGCGGCGGACATTCATCTGTCGCCGGATGGCAAATATGTATACGCATCGAACCGTGGCCATGACAGTATCGTCCGCTTCAAGCTGGACGCTTCGACCGGACAGCTCAGCGCCCCGGAGTGGACTAGTGTTGGCGGAAAGTGGCCGCGCAACTTTGCTGTCCTGGACGACTATGTGCTCGTGGCGAACCAGTTTAGCAACAGCATCACCTTGCTCGGCCGCGACCGGGCCACCGGCAGCCTTTCGCCTGCCGACAGCGTGCTGGAGGTGAAAGAGCCTTCCTGTATCGCGATTGTTCCGCGGTAGCACACTGATCTGTGGCTTGGCTTGGGTAAAGGTGTCTGTGAAGTGAGATGTAAGTTTGGTAGCAGGCAGCAGTAGCGGACTAGCGGGTAGTGGCTTAGTTAGTAGTAAGTAGTGAGTTAGTTGGTGTTGCAAATAGAGAGTTGGTTGGTGTGCGAGCAGTGGTTAGCTATGCAGTGGCTGGGCATATGCGAACCTAACGGACACAGGGGGCGCTATTTGCGAAATAACGGGAAATTTAGAGGGCTAACGGACCTGTGTTCCGCTATTGCTCCCAAAAGCATGTTTTAGGCAGTCCATTTGGCCAAATAACGGAACCAGGGTCCGTAAGCACCTGTGAAAGAGGTCTATTTCAACAAATAGCGGATCTCCTGTCCGTTAGGAAGCAGCCAATTCCGAGGGCTGAGGCATCAATCCCGCCGAGCCCACCCGTCTCATCCCCCCTCAGTCATTAGTCCCACTAGACTCATCAGCACATCGAGGACATCGAGCACATCGAGCACATCGATCATATCGAGCACATCAGCAGATCGACCATATCGAGCACACCAAACCCACCAAACCCACCAAACCCACCAAACCCACCAAACCCACCAAACCCACCAGCCCCACCAGCCCCAACGTTTCCATCAAACCCACCAGTCTCTGAACCCCACGAAGCTACACCCCCACTTCCCCGTTGAAGAATTAAGGACAAGACCGGCCGGCCTTGTCCTTTTTTTTGCGTACCTAAATTAGCCAATGCCCCCAAAATGTGCTCCACAAGGGAATATAAGCTTCTCTTATAGTTTTTTAATACATTTCCAATAAAAGTGTTTGACAAGAAAACCCAGCGCATATAGAATACAATCATAGCATACTAAACAGGTAGGAATAATAAATAAAATAAAGTTCTCACCGTACGGACGGAGGAACGCTCTACTTGCCTTGGCAGACACGGTAGCAGTTCGGTCTGACCGTAGGGATAGGGCGTTTCTCTTTCTATTTTGCTAGGCAGTTGGCATGAGAAGCAGTTGAGGCACATCGAGCATGTCCGCAGAAATAATGACAGGTTTCTTAAAGAGAGATGGGGAGAGTGAGTAGTTATGAAAAAGGTGTTGAAGCAAGGGTTGATTGCAGGTCTCGTATTGGCGGTATCGCTGGTTGCCGCGGCTTGCGGAAATTCGGGAAGCGGGGCCAAAGAGGTCAACTTGCTAAACGTATCCTACGATCCGACCCGGGAGCTGTATACCGAGTTCAACAAAGCATTTGCTGCTCATTGGGAGAAGGAGAAGGGCGAGAAGGTATCGATCAAGCAGTCGCATGGCGGATCAGGCAAGCAGGGCCGGGCGGTGATCGACGGTCTTGATGCGGATGTGGTTACGTTAGCTCTTGGTTATGACATCGACGCGATCCAGCAGGCCGGATTAATCAATGAAGGCTGGCAGCAGAAATACGAGCATAACAGCTCGCCATATACGTCGACGATCGTGTTCCTCGTTCGCAAGGGCAATCCGAAAGGCATCAAGGATTGGGATGATCTGGTCACGGACGGAATCGAGGTCATTACGCCTAACCCGCAAACCTCCGGCGGAGCGCGCTGGAATTACCTTGCGGCATGGGGCTATGCCCTGCACCAGAACAACAATGACGAGGCCAAAGCTCAAGAGTTTGTAAAGAAGCTGTATGAGCATGTTCCGGTACTGGACAGCGGTGCCCGCGGAGCAACCACGACATTTGTGGAGCGCGGACTCGGGGATGTGCTGCTGGCTTGGGAGAATGAGGCTTGGCTGTCCGTAGAGGAGCTTGGCCCGGATAAGTTCGACATCGTCTACCCGTCAGAAAGTATTTTGGCTGAACCGCCTGTAGCGGTAGTTGATAAAAATGCCGATAAAAAAGGCACCCGCGAAGTGGCCGAGGCATATTTGCAGTACCTGTATTCGGAGGAAGGCCAGACGATTGCAGCGGAGAATTATTACCGTCCTACGCTGGATAGTGTAAAGAGCAAATACAAAGATGCTTTCCCCGAGATCAAGCTGTTTACAATAGATGATGAATTTGGCGGATGGGCTGAGGCACAACAGAAGCATTTTAGCGACGGCGGCATATTCACGCAAATTTATGCGCCGAAATAAACCGACCGCACAAACGGAGGGGCATTCCTGCGGTGATCGAGCGGGATGCAACGGATGGAAAGGATGAACCTGCATGCACAGTAGCACTTCAAAGCGCGGGGTGCTTCCCGGCTTCGGGATCACGATGGGTTACAGCGTACTATATATCAGTTTGGTCGTATTGATTCCGTTATCTGCGCTGCTGCTGAACTCTACGGGTCTAACCTGGGAGAAGTTCTGGGATGTTGCGACAGATTCGCGCGTACTTGCTTCATATAAAGTCAGCTTTCTCACCGCGGCAGCGGCTGGACTGATTGATACCGTACTCGGTCTGCTGATCGCGTGGGTGCTTGTTCGATACGAATTTCCCGGCAAAGGATTGTTCGATGCGATGATTGATCTTCCTTTTGCTCTGCCTACTGCGGTTGCTGGAGTATCGCTGACGGCGATTTATTCGGCGAACGGCTGGATCGGCTCCTTGTTTGAACCCTTGGGGATCAGAATCGCCTTTACCCCGATCGGCATCACCCTGGCGCTGATGTTCATAGGGATTCCCTTTGTCGTCAGAACCGTTCAACCGGTGCTTCAGGAGCTGGATGCCGAGGTTGAGGAGGCGGCCTCCACGTTAGGCGCCAGCCGGTTCCGTACGTTCCGCTCCGTCGTTCTGCCGGAGCTGATTCCGCCGCTGATGACAGGGTTTGCCTTGGCTTTCGCCCGGGGGATCGGGGAGTATGGCTCAGTCGTCTTCATTTCCGGCAACATGCCGATGAAGACCGAGATTGCCCCGCTGCTCATCATGTCGAAGCTGGAGCAGTTCGATTACGCGGGGGCTACAGCCGTGGCTCTCATGCTCCTGATCATTTCTTTTGTACTGCTGCTGCTCATCAACTCTTTGCAGCGTAGAGTACGCAAGACGGCAAAATAGCAGGGGCATAACCGCCCGCCGCCAATGTCTCATCGCTTTTACTGCCCAAGACGTAATGCTCATGATACGGGTCATGTAAGGGACGTATGCTGATATTAGCCGGTAAGGCATGTGAAACAGGAAATATCGATTTGATGATCAAGCGATGAACCAATCCGGTAATGAAACAATCCAGTGATGAAGCAATCCAACGATTTGGCATTCAAGCGATCATCAAGCATCCAGTATTAGTATTCGGGGAGGTATCAGGAAATGGCTGGCTCTGTACCGCTATCTGCCAAGAAACCATCCACGGTCAGGCAGCGCAAAGTGAATGAATCAAGCGCTGTGAAGTGGATTCTGATCGGGGCGGCAGTTTTGGTGCTGCTGTGGCTTATCGTTCTGCCATTGGTTGTCGTTCTTAGTGAAGCCCTGAAGAAGGGCTGGGAAGTATATATTGAGGCCATCCGGGACCCGGATGCGCTGTCGGCCTTGAAGCTCACGCTTCTGGTTGCTGTTATCACGGTGCCGCTGAATACGATTTTTGGCGTCGCCGCGGCCTGGGCCGTGACGAAGTTCAAATTCCGCGGGAAGCAGCTGCTCGTCACGCTGATCGATTTGCCTTTTGCTGTATCTCCGGTAATCGGCGGTTTGATCTACGTTCTGGTCTACGGTGCCAACGGCTGGTTTGGCCCATGGCTCGAGGAGCATAATTTGAAGGTTATTTTCGCGCTGCCGGGAATCATTTTGGCCACCTTATTCGTGACCTTTCCCTTCGTTGCCCGCGAGCTTATCCCGTTAATGGAGGATCAAGGACAGCAGGAGGAAGAGGCGGCGGTTATGCTGGGGGCACGGGGCTTCAAAATCTTCTGGAAAGTAACGCTGCCGAACATCAAATGGGGTCTGCTGTACGGCATCATTTT
This window harbors:
- a CDS encoding sensor histidine kinase; the protein is MKKPSLLPFLYGMILLPGFLHIFLLPNPPYDRYVIHMLALFALAVLGRFAKESIHLTAWCLMLIAYSVWLCYIYGGLASLSALAPVFVYSSMPGRFVRISLFGLHSGAIFFTMLSEPLFWRFGVLLFLSLLAGILAYLQLFKTKQDELQQKYDDLRRRHYELNETHRRLMLFSKQVEGAAQAEERTRISRELHDDLGHRLIRVKMMMEAALHVVPADPDKGMALLGQIRDQLSAGLDQLRATVRRLKPPSETTGIQALSLMLEEIGRENGIRTTLSVEGQPYPLYPSLEIILYKNAREALTNALKHGQPGAVEIRLAYGDDEVRMAVSNDGKVPPPHWNNSRTAGLGMSGMRERCQVAGGRLEVEVEPCFTVTTRLPVTHQGDIL
- a CDS encoding ABC transporter ATP-binding protein — translated: MAFVEVNNVVKRYGDKLSVDHLNMTIEAGEIFGLLGPNGAGKSTTMNMIVGLLPMDQGSITVDGIPVKDRPLDVKRRIGLVPQDLALYENMSAVDNVTFFGRLYGLRGGELKERVKEALRFVGLEERAMQLPHTFSGGMKRRLNIACSIVHRPKLIIMDEPTVGIDPQSRNHILESVRELNRMGSTVIYTSHYMEEVASLCDRVAIVDQGHVIACGTEQELRERVAGEEKIVMTASGLGEAVLSELKQHPRITRILENENGLELYTSSSQNELQDILYICAKHDAVIHSVVCEQPTLETLFLNLTGRTLRD
- a CDS encoding ABC transporter permease, coding for MKLWTIAWFELRMLTRTRAVLLNLFLLPMVLIFILGNALSSNFKDEAEASVEQARVLIVEPNTGGAVQGELEVGLGLREFLNSPEIKQRMRIEKTVSREEAVEALTRGEADFGVIIPSDFEERVTGEGSAVGAHSRKRQHEKLRRPDDLPCLFG
- a CDS encoding ABC transporter permease yields the protein MKNYVAQMIFHAYLDEVNRMQAAIIALGPQGIGEAMGTMSGLEATYVETASLNVGGETYSAFQYYAAAMLIMFLLYSGLSASISLSEEKRKKTLYRLNSMPVSTLEIFMGKIAGNSLVAFLQAAVIICGTSWFYGVDWGRHLWMLALTCLLVVIASMMLAVILTLLTKSSAAARSAVVTVIVVMTFLSGGSSRCRWRSFNGWANLR
- a CDS encoding ABC transporter permease, whose protein sequence is MSSLTIAWNVIRRTIGTKKGLLGYILLPCVVISLVIALLGQEEMTLSQIAYVDRDQGLASAFLLEELADKPGYALKKYEDDAAMKDALLSKQAAIGFAIPAGFTEGVRSGRVPKLQVYDLATSEATFTLRINLDGLIRGMAASAGMVRTAAGEGGQDSAALADVFRETGKHRVTAIDQELRLYPKEGLSTVTGFTLLFLMSLISSSVTQIVEDRSKRTMARIYSAPVRAWEIAAGNFLGSFFVGLIQIAVVLMLSRWVLRYDAGIPLHLHFIVMAAFMLVAMGIASAAAGLIRNPQNAGMLNNLIITPTCMIGGCFWPISFMPEYMQKAANFVPQKWTIEAIELLSSGSSLKEVVTPLLILVLMAFVLLIIGSAILRPSEGQARA
- a CDS encoding cytochrome c biogenesis protein CcdC, with the protein product MNITIPSYMQVFVTVGAIVMAALALFIRLKASRRPVTVKKIIIPPLGMTTGFGMFIVPEFHIPILWGAVAFAVGWLFFSYPLNRSTQFELIDGEVYAKRTRGFAYILIGLLALRLVLHEVVEQYISVLQTGSVFFLLAYGMILRWRLFMLKEYRRITGQLHAG
- a CDS encoding Rrf2 family transcriptional regulator — translated: MNSEFTVALHCLLFLHMNAHCIANSEKIAASVATHPARVRKVLSLLKKQGYVSTKEGVGGGYLLSADLNAISLGDLYRLFARGTLQPGWCSGSQESPCQVSSKMREVMDRIFAGGEDQLERYFDEIKVSRVKGLLQELRAEAGS
- a CDS encoding lactonase family protein; the protein is MSIFKPEEQYFYVGGYSSGEEAGIHLCSLNTDSGELRLIHGTSDIENPSFLIVADKQHAGRQAAAYVMQKHESDTAEDSANPVSQAAEEAAGTMRLYAALECEDGKVAAYGINPQDGKLNLLETARTEGSSPCHLSLSPSGHLLVANYSSGHVNSFELDGEGSLAQMAAAVQHVGSGFRQDRQEAAHAHSVLPSKDGKYAFVSDLGLDQIVVYRVEDGKLVTHREVALPPGAGPRHFIIHPSDTFAYGINELNNTVTVFAYNPTHGILEIIQHISTLPEDFAEESYAADIHLSPDGKYVYASNRGHDSIVRFKLDASTGQLSAPEWTSVGGKWPRNFAVLDDYVLVANQFSNSITLLGRDRATGSLSPADSVLEVKEPSCIAIVPR
- a CDS encoding sulfate ABC transporter substrate-binding protein, which translates into the protein MKKVLKQGLIAGLVLAVSLVAAACGNSGSGAKEVNLLNVSYDPTRELYTEFNKAFAAHWEKEKGEKVSIKQSHGGSGKQGRAVIDGLDADVVTLALGYDIDAIQQAGLINEGWQQKYEHNSSPYTSTIVFLVRKGNPKGIKDWDDLVTDGIEVITPNPQTSGGARWNYLAAWGYALHQNNNDEAKAQEFVKKLYEHVPVLDSGARGATTTFVERGLGDVLLAWENEAWLSVEELGPDKFDIVYPSESILAEPPVAVVDKNADKKGTREVAEAYLQYLYSEEGQTIAAENYYRPTLDSVKSKYKDAFPEIKLFTIDDEFGGWAEAQQKHFSDGGIFTQIYAPK
- the cysT gene encoding sulfate ABC transporter permease subunit CysT, with the translated sequence MHSSTSKRGVLPGFGITMGYSVLYISLVVLIPLSALLLNSTGLTWEKFWDVATDSRVLASYKVSFLTAAAAGLIDTVLGLLIAWVLVRYEFPGKGLFDAMIDLPFALPTAVAGVSLTAIYSANGWIGSLFEPLGIRIAFTPIGITLALMFIGIPFVVRTVQPVLQELDAEVEEAASTLGASRFRTFRSVVLPELIPPLMTGFALAFARGIGEYGSVVFISGNMPMKTEIAPLLIMSKLEQFDYAGATAVALMLLIISFVLLLLINSLQRRVRKTAK
- the cysW gene encoding sulfate ABC transporter permease subunit CysW, coding for MAGSVPLSAKKPSTVRQRKVNESSAVKWILIGAAVLVLLWLIVLPLVVVLSEALKKGWEVYIEAIRDPDALSALKLTLLVAVITVPLNTIFGVAAAWAVTKFKFRGKQLLVTLIDLPFAVSPVIGGLIYVLVYGANGWFGPWLEEHNLKVIFALPGIILATLFVTFPFVARELIPLMEDQGQQEEEAAVMLGARGFKIFWKVTLPNIKWGLLYGIILCNARAMGEFGAVSVVSGHIRGETNTLPLHVEILYNEYQFSASFAVASLLLLLALVTLIFKSWFTRKSQH